Proteins found in one Corallococcus exiguus genomic segment:
- a CDS encoding tetratricopeptide repeat protein, producing the protein MISPAELERLRRKVEAGEVLSGAELEALRDEAARTPGPTLRLTVAHALVNADAQREALPLMQALRRDFPKDLQVRLGLARALLGLERHREAEAELREALVLSPGDPEALKVLAVLALRQGEGARARAYVAEAVERDPFDAEAKLLRAELEAADLPPPPAPEEQVLRPEFTAALTAALGRAGVAFRRQGRDLLVKLASGGVGRVDVGSLYAAYQEAPGTQGLTAHVEALASRLGGLSSGVGPAGMSLDALRPVLRPQGFVAGTQGALFRPGAAGLEVFYVLEDAEFVRYLPASALKEAGLTLEAVDAAAWHNLELRPADVRPVVIDQGEVRLAEAFSGIWAVAGGDGHDGARLLTKAQRRRLDAATGGGPLRVSLGRREVALLCRDSDGESVRRLATLGHAPDGVPGSFVLEGDVLRSA; encoded by the coding sequence GTGATTTCCCCGGCGGAACTGGAGCGCCTGCGCCGCAAGGTGGAGGCGGGTGAAGTGCTCAGCGGCGCGGAGCTGGAGGCGCTGCGTGACGAGGCCGCGCGCACGCCTGGACCCACGCTGCGTCTCACCGTGGCGCATGCGCTGGTCAACGCGGACGCGCAGCGCGAAGCCCTGCCGTTGATGCAGGCCCTGCGGCGTGACTTCCCCAAGGACCTCCAGGTGCGCCTGGGGCTCGCGCGAGCGCTGCTGGGCCTGGAGCGGCACCGGGAGGCGGAAGCCGAGCTGCGGGAAGCGCTGGTCCTGAGCCCCGGCGACCCGGAGGCCCTCAAGGTGCTGGCCGTGCTCGCGCTGCGGCAGGGAGAGGGTGCACGCGCCCGCGCCTACGTGGCGGAGGCCGTGGAGCGGGACCCCTTCGACGCGGAGGCGAAGCTGCTGCGCGCGGAGCTGGAGGCCGCGGACCTGCCTCCGCCGCCCGCGCCCGAGGAGCAGGTGCTGCGTCCGGAGTTCACCGCCGCGCTCACCGCCGCGTTGGGCCGCGCGGGCGTGGCGTTCCGGCGCCAGGGCCGCGACCTGTTGGTGAAGCTGGCCTCGGGTGGCGTGGGCCGTGTGGACGTGGGCTCGCTGTATGCCGCGTATCAGGAGGCACCGGGCACGCAGGGGCTCACCGCGCACGTGGAGGCGCTGGCCTCACGGCTGGGCGGATTGTCCTCGGGCGTGGGGCCTGCGGGGATGTCATTGGACGCGCTGCGCCCGGTGCTGCGGCCCCAGGGCTTCGTGGCGGGGACCCAGGGCGCGCTGTTTCGTCCGGGGGCCGCGGGGCTGGAGGTCTTCTACGTGCTGGAGGACGCGGAGTTCGTGCGCTACCTGCCGGCCTCCGCGCTGAAGGAAGCAGGGCTCACGCTCGAAGCGGTGGACGCGGCGGCGTGGCACAACCTGGAGCTGCGACCCGCGGACGTGCGGCCCGTCGTCATCGACCAGGGCGAGGTGCGGCTGGCGGAGGCGTTCTCCGGCATCTGGGCGGTGGCAGGCGGCGACGGGCATGACGGCGCACGGCTGCTCACGAAGGCACAGCGCCGCAGGCTGGATGCCGCCACGGGCGGAGGACCGCTGCGCGTGAGCCTGGGCCGGCGCGAGGTGGCGCTCCTGTGCCGCGACTCGGATGGTGAGTCGGTGCGGAGGCTCGCCACGTTGGGGCACGCGCCGGACGGGGTGCCCGGGTCGTTCGTACTGGAAGGTGATGTGTTGCGGAGCGCGTGA
- a CDS encoding HEAT repeat domain-containing protein, with the protein MRRSTLVRGVAGLGALVCLGALPFWLSESSPSAATVEASASVHRLPLFRWRVGEAHTFHLVWDDLTRVALPMPAQDAKAQELEGVLHLDGELMLQALETRATGTRLRLTLRRLARHEATLSGQALLPDAAALQAHLPDTASAWLELDARGALQAVRFSEAEPPLFRQFAQTLAAELFPSELRDAAAWTATESTQTGDVESAFAFEPGDTSRLTRRRTRYQSLRAAGAATVAKQELGSLTTFDRDAEGRLVAISQDEVLDALGTDGRVLLSKRLRLRLTYQSREMQPLPPSGEQKLVIRTPSQIAFEMDPETAALRGQADGMTVDELLETLEDASGPEAIAGLDVFARRAIAALTLEPKRCQELARLFLKPGTKPGMRELMLDLLVGAGHAQAQATLRTLLQSPEAREHAGAYVMMVQRAGFLTKPEPETGVMINGLLERARTEHDVPVERATSYALGVWSSHLNPDSVEARAAVRTLETAVSQASGDEARAHALRAMGGTRAERLMDVVPPHLRAESPDVRAAAADALRAAPQELATRLLLDALETEKDRGVQRALLDALNTRPLDAGALEHLRAWVVAGGLAAGEEPALLAVAAQHLEGGTPVFQMLQAIALRPDLQAPTRARVMSLMAQVGAQLGG; encoded by the coding sequence ATGCGTCGCTCGACCCTCGTTCGTGGCGTGGCCGGCCTGGGTGCCCTGGTGTGCCTGGGAGCGTTGCCCTTCTGGCTGTCCGAGTCGTCTCCGTCCGCCGCGACGGTGGAGGCCTCCGCGTCCGTCCACCGGCTGCCGCTGTTCCGCTGGCGCGTGGGCGAGGCGCACACCTTCCACCTCGTCTGGGATGACCTGACGCGCGTGGCGCTGCCCATGCCGGCGCAGGACGCGAAGGCCCAGGAGCTGGAGGGCGTGCTGCACCTGGATGGCGAGCTGATGCTCCAGGCGCTGGAGACGCGCGCGACGGGCACCCGGCTGCGCCTGACGCTGCGCCGACTGGCGCGGCACGAAGCCACCCTCTCCGGACAGGCGCTGCTGCCCGACGCGGCGGCGCTCCAGGCCCACCTGCCGGACACCGCCAGCGCGTGGCTGGAGTTGGATGCGCGCGGCGCGCTCCAGGCGGTGCGCTTCTCCGAGGCGGAGCCCCCGCTGTTCCGCCAGTTCGCGCAGACGCTGGCGGCGGAGCTGTTCCCCTCCGAGCTGCGCGACGCGGCAGCCTGGACCGCCACGGAGTCCACGCAGACGGGCGACGTGGAGTCGGCGTTCGCCTTCGAGCCCGGGGACACCTCGCGGCTGACGCGCCGCAGGACGCGCTACCAGAGCCTGCGCGCGGCGGGCGCGGCGACGGTGGCGAAGCAGGAGCTGGGCTCGCTCACGACCTTCGACCGGGACGCGGAAGGGCGCCTCGTCGCCATCAGCCAGGACGAGGTGCTGGACGCGCTGGGCACGGACGGCCGCGTGCTCCTGTCCAAGCGGCTGCGCCTGAGGCTGACCTACCAATCGCGGGAGATGCAGCCCCTGCCGCCGTCGGGCGAGCAGAAGCTGGTGATTCGCACGCCGTCGCAGATTGCCTTCGAGATGGATCCGGAGACGGCGGCGCTGCGCGGTCAGGCGGACGGGATGACGGTGGACGAGCTGCTGGAGACGCTGGAGGACGCCAGCGGTCCGGAGGCCATCGCGGGGCTGGACGTGTTCGCGCGGCGGGCCATCGCGGCGCTGACGCTGGAGCCGAAGCGCTGCCAGGAGCTGGCGCGGCTGTTCCTGAAGCCGGGCACGAAGCCTGGCATGCGCGAGCTGATGCTGGACCTGCTGGTGGGCGCGGGCCACGCGCAGGCGCAGGCCACGCTGCGCACGCTCCTCCAGTCGCCGGAGGCCCGGGAGCACGCGGGCGCGTACGTGATGATGGTGCAGCGCGCGGGGTTCCTGACGAAGCCGGAGCCGGAGACGGGTGTGATGATCAACGGCCTGCTGGAGCGCGCCCGGACGGAGCACGACGTCCCGGTGGAGCGGGCCACGTCGTACGCGTTGGGGGTCTGGTCGTCGCACCTGAACCCGGACTCCGTGGAGGCGCGCGCCGCGGTGCGGACGCTGGAGACCGCCGTGTCCCAGGCCTCGGGGGACGAGGCGCGGGCGCACGCGCTGCGCGCGATGGGCGGCACGCGGGCGGAGCGGCTGATGGACGTGGTGCCGCCGCACCTGCGCGCGGAGTCCCCGGACGTGCGGGCCGCGGCGGCGGACGCGCTGCGCGCCGCCCCGCAGGAGCTGGCCACGCGGCTGCTCCTGGACGCGCTGGAGACGGAGAAGGACCGGGGCGTACAGCGGGCGCTGCTGGACGCGCTGAACACGCGGCCTCTCGACGCCGGTGCGCTGGAGCACCTGCGGGCGTGGGTGGTGGCCGGAGGGCTGGCGGCGGGTGAAGAGCCCGCGCTGCTGGCGGTCGCGGCCCAGCACCTGGAAGGGGGCACGCCCGTGTTCCAGATGCTCCAGGCGATCGCGCTGCGGCCGGACCTCCAGGCGCCCACGCGCGCCCGGGTGATGTCGCTGATGGCGCAGGTAGGCGCGCAGCTCGGCGGCTAG
- a CDS encoding hybrid sensor histidine kinase/response regulator codes for MPSSNTAITALSGLLSDEGERITRLWSKRLRAETYEVEVPGRDLRAPLRHLLDELARLLEDRGEDAVRLWPEVVRSHGAFRYDQNFEPEDLTREFKSLQEVMLYVYARRNGGVIHADVAELVSELVWEADASAQASYARVLKTEEVRFREAAVMESVLNHVEVGILLAETDGMVSFASPPVSRLMGVPMRAVVGARAAGSLGPVLTQVNARHPTGEPFKVQDMPFLRALREKGPVRGVMMQVERPGGGDATLEMSATPVWEEDQVLAGVIQTFSDRTEAAVKTKALENAHDEVRRLQGQLLRRTRQQALGQLASGAAHALNNFLNVLRLRITLLQREYKPEHVDALDKTVRNIGELVARLQEFNVQRTEEHLGNVPVDQTVREALELARGELEQREHPVHTELDLGFPWGVNADAGFFRELIVNLMLSARDRMEGGGTLVIRSRPAAEDWLDLRIEDGGKPYAQDELAGLFDPLRRDPGAPQFSLFLAVARTQVQRWGGELTVENRRDGSGASFLVRLPRFRDVSAGAPEPTEQPPAQAPGRMPRMPGRARRVLVVDDDLDNARMMAEVLGEEGYEVQVAHSPDVALRIWEKHPYDAALLDAVMPEMTGWELARELRQRTPHALLAIVTGMDVRGQNRASLAQVDAVFRKPIDVGALDDFLSQSRSEEEPSEQEGTHDTTH; via the coding sequence GTGCCTTCTTCCAATACCGCCATCACCGCGCTGTCAGGACTGCTCTCGGACGAGGGCGAGCGCATCACGCGCCTGTGGTCCAAGCGCCTGCGCGCGGAGACGTACGAGGTGGAGGTCCCCGGCCGGGACCTGCGCGCGCCGCTGCGCCATCTGTTGGACGAGCTTGCCCGGCTGCTCGAGGACCGGGGCGAGGACGCGGTGCGGTTGTGGCCGGAGGTGGTGCGTTCGCACGGGGCCTTCCGGTACGACCAGAACTTCGAACCCGAGGACCTGACCCGCGAGTTCAAGTCGCTCCAGGAGGTGATGCTCTACGTCTATGCGCGCCGCAACGGAGGCGTCATCCACGCGGACGTGGCGGAGCTGGTGTCGGAGCTGGTGTGGGAGGCGGACGCGTCCGCGCAGGCCTCCTACGCGCGCGTGCTCAAGACGGAGGAGGTGCGCTTCCGCGAGGCGGCGGTGATGGAGTCGGTGCTCAACCACGTGGAGGTGGGCATCCTGCTGGCGGAGACGGACGGCATGGTGTCCTTCGCCTCGCCGCCGGTGAGCCGCCTGATGGGCGTGCCCATGCGCGCGGTGGTGGGCGCGCGCGCCGCAGGCTCGCTGGGGCCCGTGCTCACCCAGGTCAACGCGCGGCACCCCACGGGCGAGCCCTTCAAGGTGCAGGACATGCCCTTCCTGCGCGCGCTGCGCGAGAAGGGGCCGGTGCGCGGCGTGATGATGCAGGTGGAGCGCCCCGGCGGTGGGGACGCCACGCTGGAGATGAGCGCCACGCCGGTGTGGGAGGAGGACCAGGTCCTGGCGGGCGTCATCCAGACCTTCAGCGACCGCACAGAGGCCGCGGTGAAGACCAAGGCCCTGGAGAACGCGCACGACGAGGTGCGCAGGCTCCAGGGACAGCTCCTGAGGCGCACCCGGCAGCAGGCGCTGGGGCAGCTGGCGAGCGGAGCCGCGCACGCGCTCAACAACTTCCTCAACGTGCTGCGGCTGCGCATCACGCTGTTGCAACGCGAATACAAGCCCGAGCACGTCGACGCGCTGGACAAGACGGTGCGCAACATTGGCGAGTTGGTTGCGCGGCTGCAGGAGTTCAACGTGCAGCGCACCGAGGAGCACCTGGGCAACGTGCCGGTGGACCAGACGGTGCGCGAGGCGTTGGAGCTGGCCCGGGGCGAATTGGAGCAGCGCGAGCACCCGGTGCACACGGAGCTGGACCTGGGCTTCCCGTGGGGCGTGAACGCGGACGCGGGCTTCTTCCGAGAGCTCATCGTCAACCTGATGCTGTCCGCGCGCGACCGCATGGAGGGCGGCGGCACGCTGGTGATTCGCTCCCGTCCTGCGGCGGAGGACTGGCTGGACCTGCGCATCGAGGACGGGGGAAAGCCCTATGCGCAGGATGAACTGGCGGGCCTGTTCGACCCGCTGCGCAGGGACCCGGGGGCGCCGCAGTTCTCGTTGTTCCTGGCGGTGGCGCGCACGCAGGTGCAGCGCTGGGGCGGAGAGCTGACGGTGGAGAACCGGCGCGACGGCTCGGGCGCGAGCTTCCTCGTGCGGCTGCCGCGCTTCCGTGACGTTTCGGCCGGCGCGCCCGAGCCCACCGAGCAGCCACCCGCGCAGGCGCCGGGACGCATGCCGCGCATGCCCGGGCGCGCGCGCCGCGTGCTGGTGGTGGACGATGATTTGGACAACGCGCGGATGATGGCGGAGGTGCTAGGCGAGGAGGGCTACGAAGTGCAGGTGGCGCACAGTCCGGACGTGGCCCTGCGCATCTGGGAGAAGCACCCCTACGACGCCGCGCTGCTGGACGCGGTGATGCCGGAGATGACGGGCTGGGAGCTGGCGCGCGAGCTGCGGCAGCGCACGCCCCATGCGCTGCTGGCCATCGTCACCGGCATGGACGTGCGGGGACAGAACCGCGCGAGCCTGGCGCAGGTGGATGCGGTGTTCCGCAAGCCCATCGACGTGGGCGCGCTGGACGACTTCCTCTCCCAGAGCCGGAGCGAGGAAGAGCCCTCCGAGCAGGAGGGCACGCACGACACAACGCATTGA
- a CDS encoding DUF2270 domain-containing protein: MSTKEHRKNDLEQPEISQQAMAQLFRGELSRSDTWRTRLDTTTNWALTTTAAVISFGFASPESSHVTFLVGIWMVVSFLLIEARRYRYYDLWNRRVRLLEDGWWAPMLRREPVDPDALRELAVEMSRPQIQLSLVSAIATRLNRAYGPILIVLLVTWFFKVYSHPRPPRDFGDFVERAHVAWIPGPVVMAALLFLTVAAAYLFTASFFIRSPLGELRTRPRGRRAAMWEAFYRPYAIQRRKRPRPPGARANAPRPPAPFDH, encoded by the coding sequence ATGAGCACGAAGGAGCACAGGAAGAACGACCTGGAACAGCCTGAGATATCTCAGCAGGCCATGGCGCAGCTCTTCCGTGGCGAGCTGAGCCGCTCGGACACGTGGCGCACGCGGCTGGACACGACGACGAACTGGGCGCTCACCACGACGGCGGCGGTCATCTCCTTCGGCTTCGCGTCGCCGGAGAGCTCGCACGTCACGTTCCTGGTGGGCATCTGGATGGTGGTGTCCTTCCTGCTCATCGAGGCGCGGCGCTACCGCTACTACGACCTGTGGAACCGCCGCGTGCGTCTGCTGGAGGACGGCTGGTGGGCGCCGATGCTGCGGCGCGAGCCGGTGGATCCAGACGCGCTGCGGGAGCTGGCGGTGGAGATGTCCCGGCCGCAAATCCAGCTGTCGCTGGTGTCCGCCATCGCGACGCGGCTCAACCGCGCGTACGGGCCCATCCTCATCGTCCTGTTGGTGACCTGGTTCTTCAAGGTCTACAGCCACCCGCGTCCGCCGCGCGACTTCGGGGACTTCGTGGAGCGGGCGCACGTGGCCTGGATTCCAGGGCCGGTGGTGATGGCCGCGCTGCTGTTCCTCACCGTGGCGGCGGCGTACCTCTTCACCGCGTCCTTCTTCATCCGGTCGCCGCTGGGCGAACTGCGCACCCGGCCGCGCGGACGCCGGGCGGCGATGTGGGAGGCCTTCTACCGGCCCTACGCCATCCAGCGCCGCAAGCGCCCGCGGCCCCCGGGCGCGCGCGCCAACGCGCCGCGCCCGCCCGCCCCGTTCGACCACTGA
- a CDS encoding 2OG-Fe(II) oxygenase: MELTDVEAEALGSQGYFVRDAFLGEARALAARAAALARVEAGMLKPAGIRRGANHTFDTSVRGDHIEWVLPGAAPELEALRLRFQSLGEAVSAGAYLGLVRFDLQLACYPGGGAHYARHRDAFPGQFNRRLTAIWYANADWKPEHGGVLRLFPEDTGAPVEVAPVLDRLVVFLSERLEHEVMPAHATRLALTAWFYGRGT, from the coding sequence ATGGAGCTGACGGACGTGGAGGCGGAGGCCCTGGGTTCCCAGGGATACTTCGTTCGGGACGCCTTCCTTGGCGAGGCGCGAGCGCTGGCGGCACGGGCCGCGGCGCTCGCGCGAGTGGAGGCCGGGATGCTGAAGCCCGCGGGCATCCGGCGCGGCGCCAATCACACGTTCGATACGTCCGTGCGTGGCGACCACATCGAGTGGGTGCTGCCCGGCGCCGCCCCCGAGCTCGAAGCCCTGCGGCTTCGCTTCCAGTCGCTGGGGGAGGCCGTGTCCGCGGGTGCGTACCTGGGGCTGGTGCGCTTCGATTTGCAGCTCGCCTGCTACCCCGGCGGCGGTGCGCACTACGCCCGTCACCGCGACGCGTTCCCGGGCCAGTTCAATCGCCGGCTCACCGCCATCTGGTACGCGAACGCCGATTGGAAGCCGGAGCACGGGGGCGTGCTGCGCCTGTTCCCGGAGGACACCGGCGCCCCGGTGGAGGTGGCGCCGGTGCTGGACCGCCTGGTGGTGTTCCTGAGCGAGCGGCTGGAGCACGAGGTGATGCCCGCTCATGCGACCCGCCTGGCCCTCACCGCGTGGTTCTACGGCCGGGGCACCTGA
- a CDS encoding DUF4230 domain-containing protein: MAKNVTRALSLLAAVALGALGAWVLLRPTSPRLPDTAAVVEQMREVARLETLDVSLYKKVTFTPEPQATDALWKDVLLWASYTLQNPHGRAIVFADAHLGFDFQRFDSSHLRAVGTRVDVLLPPMQVTVALRPGETEIIDSNLDSAQTAQLLEKARLAFEKEVRQDRRLQEKARQSAERSLRGLLLTLGFREVRFVETLPVGSAG; this comes from the coding sequence ATGGCGAAGAACGTCACGCGAGCCCTCTCCCTCCTCGCCGCGGTCGCGCTCGGCGCGCTGGGGGCCTGGGTGCTGCTACGCCCCACGTCCCCCCGGCTGCCGGACACGGCGGCGGTGGTGGAGCAGATGCGGGAGGTGGCCCGGCTGGAGACGCTGGACGTGTCCCTCTACAAGAAGGTCACGTTCACGCCGGAGCCCCAGGCCACGGATGCGCTGTGGAAGGACGTGCTGCTCTGGGCCAGCTACACGCTCCAGAACCCGCACGGCCGCGCCATCGTGTTCGCGGACGCGCACCTGGGGTTCGACTTCCAGCGCTTCGACTCGAGCCACCTGCGCGCCGTGGGCACGCGAGTGGACGTGCTGCTGCCTCCGATGCAGGTGACGGTGGCCTTGCGGCCCGGTGAGACGGAGATCATCGACTCCAACCTGGACAGCGCGCAGACGGCGCAGCTGCTGGAGAAGGCGCGTCTGGCGTTTGAAAAAGAGGTGCGGCAGGACCGGCGCCTCCAGGAGAAGGCGCGTCAGTCCGCGGAGCGCTCGCTGCGGGGGCTGCTGCTCACGCTGGGTTTCCGTGAGGTGCGGTTCGTGGAGACCTTGCCGGTGGGGAGCGCGGGATGA
- a CDS encoding isocitrate/isopropylmalate dehydrogenase family protein, translating into MANTRIVTVINGDGIGPEVSAATIRVLEALKVPLEFEFKDAGTEVVAKFGTNLPHETVEAVLRSGVALKGPTGTVVGGGLPSANVGLRKRLDLYSSLRPVKSVPNVKTRYENVDLVVVRENTEDLYAGLEHIVVPGVVEAIKVITEKASTRIARFAFEYAKKNGRKKVSAIHKANIMKLSDGLFLDCCRKVSREFPEVAYDEVIVDNLCMQLVKDPTRFDVMVLENLYGDIVSDLCAGLVGGLGMVPGANIGERTAVFEAVHGTAPDIAGKGIANPTALMMSAVMMLEWLDLREASQRMANAIQKVYGGESKVRTGDLGGSATTREFTDAIIAAL; encoded by the coding sequence ATGGCGAACACGCGCATTGTGACGGTCATCAACGGCGACGGCATCGGTCCCGAGGTTTCGGCGGCCACCATCCGCGTCCTGGAAGCCCTCAAGGTCCCCTTGGAGTTCGAGTTCAAGGACGCGGGCACGGAGGTGGTGGCCAAGTTCGGCACCAACCTGCCCCACGAGACGGTGGAGGCCGTGCTCCGCAGCGGCGTGGCGCTCAAGGGCCCCACCGGCACCGTCGTGGGTGGCGGCCTGCCCTCCGCGAACGTGGGCCTGCGCAAGCGGCTGGACCTGTACTCGTCCCTGCGCCCGGTGAAGAGCGTCCCCAACGTCAAGACGCGCTACGAGAACGTCGACCTGGTCGTCGTTCGTGAGAACACCGAGGACCTCTACGCGGGCCTGGAGCACATCGTGGTGCCGGGCGTCGTGGAGGCCATCAAGGTCATCACGGAGAAGGCGTCCACGCGCATCGCCCGCTTCGCCTTCGAGTACGCCAAGAAGAACGGCCGCAAGAAGGTGTCCGCCATCCACAAGGCGAACATCATGAAGCTGTCGGACGGCCTCTTCCTGGACTGCTGCCGCAAGGTGAGCCGCGAGTTCCCGGAGGTCGCGTACGACGAGGTCATCGTCGACAACCTCTGCATGCAGCTGGTGAAGGACCCGACCCGCTTCGACGTGATGGTGCTGGAGAACCTGTACGGCGACATCGTCAGCGACCTGTGCGCGGGCCTGGTGGGCGGCCTGGGCATGGTGCCGGGCGCCAACATCGGCGAGCGCACCGCCGTCTTCGAGGCCGTGCACGGCACCGCCCCGGACATCGCGGGCAAGGGCATCGCGAACCCCACCGCGCTGATGATGTCCGCGGTCATGATGCTGGAGTGGCTGGACCTGCGTGAGGCGTCCCAGCGCATGGCCAACGCCATCCAGAAGGTCTACGGCGGCGAGTCGAAGGTGCGCACCGGCGACCTGGGCGGCAGCGCCACCACGCGCGAGTTCACCGACGCCATCATCGCCGCGCTGTAG
- a CDS encoding O-acetyl-ADP-ribose deacetylase: protein MTERLELIQGDITRITADAIVNAANSGLSGGGGVDGAIHRAAGPELVAECRTVGRCPTGEARITKGYRLPAAHVIHAVGPSWWGGDRGEDELLASCYRSTFALMEQHGLRTVAFPAISTGAYGFPIERAAPIALREIRAALARRPELERVTVVLFSEQDLKAYQRALGA, encoded by the coding sequence ATGACGGAACGGTTGGAGCTGATTCAGGGAGACATCACGCGCATCACGGCGGACGCAATCGTGAACGCGGCGAACTCCGGCCTGTCGGGTGGCGGCGGCGTGGACGGTGCCATCCACCGCGCGGCGGGTCCGGAGCTGGTCGCGGAGTGCCGCACGGTGGGCCGCTGTCCCACCGGAGAGGCCCGCATCACAAAGGGCTACCGGCTGCCCGCGGCCCACGTCATCCACGCGGTGGGTCCTTCGTGGTGGGGCGGGGATCGCGGCGAGGATGAGTTGCTGGCTTCGTGCTACCGGAGCACGTTCGCGCTGATGGAGCAGCACGGGCTGCGCACGGTGGCCTTCCCCGCCATCTCCACGGGCGCCTACGGCTTCCCCATTGAACGGGCCGCGCCCATTGCCCTGCGGGAGATCCGCGCGGCCCTGGCGCGGCGGCCAGAGCTGGAGCGCGTCACCGTGGTCCTCTTCAGCGAGCAGGACTTGAAGGCGTATCAGCGGGCACTCGGCGCGTAG